A genomic segment from Nodularia sphaerocarpa UHCC 0038 encodes:
- the rlmN gene encoding 23S rRNA (adenine(2503)-C(2))-methyltransferase RlmN — MSATPLVSQVDSVKSELIPPLLGASVAELSLWVQQQGQPAYRGKQLHDWIYHKGVRSLADISAFPKQWRAEVAEVPIGRSTIHHRAVAPDGTIKYLLKLADGQIIETVGIPTAKRLTVCVSTQVGCPMACDFCATGKGGFTRNLEIHEIVDQVLTVQEDFQQRVSHVVFMGMGEPLLNTENVLKSLKSLNQDVGIGQRSLTVSTVGIRGRIRELAKHNLQVTLAVSLHAPNQALREELIPSARPYPLEDLLDECREYVEITRRRISFEYVLLAGFNDLPEHAMQLAKCLRGFQSHVNLIPYNPISEVDYKRPSSDRIQAFVNILKQQNTAVSVRFSRGLEADAACGQLRASK; from the coding sequence ATGTCTGCTACACCGCTTGTTTCTCAGGTTGATTCCGTAAAATCAGAACTAATTCCGCCCCTACTAGGTGCTTCAGTTGCCGAGTTAAGCCTTTGGGTACAGCAACAGGGTCAACCCGCCTATAGAGGTAAGCAACTGCACGATTGGATTTATCATAAGGGTGTGCGATCGCTAGCTGATATTTCTGCATTCCCTAAACAATGGCGTGCAGAAGTTGCAGAAGTCCCCATTGGACGCTCAACTATACATCATCGCGCAGTTGCACCGGATGGCACGATAAAATATCTTTTAAAACTTGCAGACGGTCAAATTATCGAAACTGTTGGGATTCCTACAGCAAAACGCCTGACGGTTTGTGTTTCTACCCAGGTGGGTTGTCCAATGGCGTGTGATTTCTGCGCTACTGGTAAGGGTGGCTTTACGCGCAATTTGGAAATCCATGAAATTGTCGATCAAGTTTTGACTGTACAAGAAGACTTTCAGCAACGTGTGAGCCATGTAGTATTTATGGGCATGGGTGAACCGTTATTGAATACTGAGAATGTGTTAAAATCTTTGAAATCTTTGAATCAAGATGTGGGAATTGGACAGCGATCGCTTACCGTTTCTACAGTAGGTATTCGTGGTCGCATCCGTGAGTTAGCCAAACATAATTTACAAGTCACTCTAGCGGTGAGTCTGCACGCACCTAACCAAGCACTCAGAGAAGAACTGATTCCCAGCGCCCGCCCCTACCCCCTAGAAGATTTGCTCGATGAATGTCGGGAATATGTGGAAATCACCAGAAGACGCATATCTTTTGAATATGTCCTTTTGGCTGGGTTCAACGACTTACCAGAACACGCAATGCAACTGGCAAAATGTCTGCGGGGATTCCAAAGCCACGTCAATTTGATTCCCTACAATCCCATCAGCGAAGTTGATTATAAACGCCCTAGTAGCGATCGCATTCAAGCATTTGTTAACATTCTCAAACAACAAAACACTGCTGTGAGTGTCCGTTTTTCTCGTGGTTTAGAAGCCGATGCTGCTTGTGGACAACTTCGCGCCAGTAAATAA
- a CDS encoding replication restart DNA helicase PriA — MNTIQKVHCPNCGSDAERHYISDSQLTRTQCPSCDYLMITCTVTGKVIEAYAPGISVKKQLSSQV, encoded by the coding sequence ATGAATACAATACAAAAAGTTCACTGTCCAAATTGTGGCAGTGATGCCGAGCGTCACTATATTTCTGATAGTCAATTAACTCGGACACAATGCCCAAGTTGCGATTATTTAATGATCACTTGTACTGTTACTGGTAAGGTAATTGAAGCTTACGCTCCTGGGATTAGTGTCAAAAAACAATTGAGTTCTCAGGTGTAA